The genome window ttaCAGCTTCAATTTAGTTCTTCTCCAATGACGCCTCTTAGCATTGTACctgcaaaataatataaaaattattttatctatgcTGACGGTAAaactcttttaataaattatatatacataaattattgaattaaattataacgAAGTAAAAAACGCAACtgcatatttttttcaattatttttatgcaatttaaaaatatcgattatCCCAACAAAAAGAACATACACCCGATTCgcaatgaattaatttaatacacttAATTACATTACAAATAAGTATAATATCATGAATTTTACCGGATTGTGTTGCCAGTACGCATTCTAACCCACTGAGGAATTGGCCTGttttgtttcagttttttaGCAAGCTTTCGCTTGATAATAAATGTTTTGTGAGCCGACTGAAACAGATAATAAGATTTATAAAT of Nomia melanderi isolate GNS246 chromosome 5, iyNomMela1, whole genome shotgun sequence contains these proteins:
- the RpL39 gene encoding ribosomal protein L39, yielding MSAHKTFIIKRKLAKKLKQNRPIPQWVRMRTGNTIRYNAKRRHWRRTKLKL